In the Balaenoptera musculus isolate JJ_BM4_2016_0621 chromosome 2, mBalMus1.pri.v3, whole genome shotgun sequence genome, TCCTGTTTGTTTGCAAAAAGCAGAAACATGGCATCTTGCAGCTCATCCTCCTGAAGCATTTTCTGCagctcttcttctccttcctgaatTCTTTCACGATCATTGCTATCTACCACAAAAATAAGACCCTGGGTATTTTGGAAGTAATGCCTCCAGAGAGGCCTAATTTTATCTTGACCACCAACATCACATACTGTGAAACAATTGTTCTTATATTCTACTGTTTCCACATTAAAACCAATGGTAGGAATGGTGGTGACTATCTCTCCTAACTTCAGTTTATACAGAATGGTCGTCTTGCCAGCAGCATCCAATCCAGCCATCAAAATGCGCATCTGCTTCTTGCtgaagagaggggagaagagggaggagatggtgAAGCCCATGGTGGTAGTGGCACTTGCGATGGGCAGGAGCAGAAGGGGTTTGGGGCGACCCCGGGCCTTCTTTTACACTCCTGGCAAACTCAGGGAGGAAAGAGGAGCTGAGGGCTGCAGGGACGGCTCGCTAGCCAGTGTGTACCATGGAGCTCCCCTCTGGGACAGGAATTAGCAGGGTGATGACCTTCTTGACGACTCTAAAATACTGTTATCATGTGATCTATCAATctcactccttggtatttaccccaatgagttgaaaacttatgcccacacaaaaacctgcacacagatatttataacagctttattcataattgtcaaaacttggaagcaccgggcttccctggtggcgcagtggttgggagtctgcctgccaatgcaggggacacgggttcgtgccctggtctgggaggatcccacatgccgcggagcaactgggcccatgagccacaattgctgagcctgcgcgtctggagcctgtgctccacagcaagagaggccgcggtggtgagaggcccgcgcaccgcgatgaagagtggcccccgcttgccgcaactggagaaagccctcgcacagaaacgaagacccaacac is a window encoding:
- the LOC118890501 gene encoding ADP-ribosylation factor 4-like gives rise to the protein MGFTISSLFSPLFSKKQMRILMAGLDAAGKTTILYKLKLGEIVTTIPTIGFNVETVEYKNNCFTVCDVGGQDKIRPLWRHYFQNTQGLIFVVDSNDRERIQEGEEELQKMLQEDELQDAMFLLFANKQDLPNAMAISEMTGKLGPQSLRNRTWYVQATCATQGTGLYEGLDWLSNEVSER